The following is a genomic window from Verrucomicrobiia bacterium.
GAAACTCGCCGGCACAAGGCCGCAGCCGCGGAAAAGATATCGTAAGAAACGCCTTCCAACAGTGTTTCAGCAGATACAGCGCATGCGCGGCGGCCGCAATCGCCTCATAACGCCAGTCGGCCAGCCCGTACAGCGGCCCGATGCCCAACCGCCGGAACCCGGCGGCATAGGCGCGCTCCGGCGTGCACAGCCGGTAATTGAAGTCGCGCTTGGGGCCGCTGACATGCATCTCCTGGTAAACCTCACGATTGTACGTCTCCTGATAGACCACCAGCCCATCGGCGCCCGCGTTGACCATCCGGCGATAGTCCTCCACTTCCAGCGGGCCCACTTCGAGTGAGACACTCGGCGTGCGCGCATGCACCTCGCGCACACACGCCTCCAGATAATCCACGGGGATGTACTTGGGATGCTCTCCGGCCACCAGCAACACATTCCGGAAACCTTGGGCCAGCAAAGCCTCTGTTTCCCGGCAGACCTCCTCCACACTCAAGGTGACTCGCAAAATGGGGTTGTCCCGGGAAAAGCCACAATAAAGACAGTTATTGATGCACTCGTTGGACAGATAGAGCGGTGCGAACAGCCGAATGACCTTGCCAAACCGTTGCTGCGTCAGCCGTTGCGCCCGCCGGGCCATGGCCTCCAAAAAATGCTCACCAGCGGCCGGTGAGAGAAGCGCCGCAAAATCCGCCAGCTCAAGGCGCCCCACACTCAGCGCCGCCTGCACCCGCGCCGTCGGAGCTTTCTGTGCGACAGCCGTCATTGTTTCCAGCGGCAATGTCGCAAATGTCTCAACAAAACTCATTTTTCCACGGAAGGAATTGCGCCTTCCTTATTCGCAGCGGGCGGCTTGAGCGCCACCCCGTGGGGCAGCTTACCTTCCCCTAAAAAATTGTCCAGCCGGCCGGAAAGGTCAAATCGAAGGCTGGCCGGCCTTGGCCGTGGCTTGGGGCCGTTCAAGTGCTTCTTGTCCGGGACACCGGCAGAGGACACCGCCAGCAGGAGGATGGCTTTTGAGATTCAATGTTTTTTGGCATCCCCGCGCAGGATCTCCACCAGTTCAAAGGGGCGGGAGAACCCGTTCGCCACGGCAATCTCCCGCAGGGTTTGGTTCGTTGAGGCTTGGATTTTATGTTCGCCCAATCGCTGCAAGGCAGTGTCCAGCGCGATTTTTTCATCCTGGCAAAACTGGGCAAGGGTCTTCCACCCCACGCCGCCTCCGCCTCCTCCTGCTCCGCCGCCGCCCCCCTGGCGCCCCTTGCCACGCCCGCCGGGGGTGGCCACCATGACATCATATATTTGTTGGGCGGAGCGGTTGTGGCGTTGGGCCAGCTCCTGCACTTGTACCTCAGGCGATTCCACGCTCAGGCCTGCCGCCGCCAGACGTTGGGTGGCTACCTCCAGGGCCACCCCTGCCTGGCGGGCCAGTTCGGCCAGGGAAAGCAGTTCGGCATGGGGGATCGGGGCGCGCCGGCCGGGCGTTTCCCAGCTCTCTTTGAGGGCTTCATTCCAGGCCAGCAACTGCTTGAACGGCGGCCAGGCAAAATGCGTCCCCACCGCCACCCCCGCGCAAAGAAGAAGGGCGGTGGCCCATTCCCAGCGAAATCCAAGCCGCCCCGCCAGACGATCCTTGAAATACCCCACCATGGGCCGCCAGTTCAGGAGAAGATGGACCACGGACACTCCCAGGAACAGTGCGCTGAAACAGACATGCAGAGCCGTCCATTGTTTTTTGGTCAGCCCCAGCAAAGTCCAGTTGGTCCAATTGGCCACCCGTCCCGGTGGCGACACGAACAGCATGATGCCGGTAACCACCAGAATGATAAAACCGGCCAGGACAAGAACTGACGTTAGCGCCCGCCAGCTAAAAGAGGCGCGTTTCATTGAGGACATCGCTGGATCAGCCATATACAGATAGAGTCTTGGCCGGCACAAAGGTTACAAGCCGTTTAGTGGGTGATTCCATGCTTTAATCTTGTGCGGGAATGCCTGATGCCCCAACCGCGTTCGTAGGGGTAATCCCGCCAGTGCTTTGTCCCGTCCCGGACCTGCCCCATGCCCTCCCGCTGCCTCCATCGGAAAATGGTACCTGTTGCAGATAAGGTTATTTGATGGTAGTTTGCCCTGACTTAAGGCAAGGCATGTTTGACGACGAGAATAATCGGAAGGGCGACAACGAGGGCGATCGGAAGGGCGGAGATTTCAAAGTTTCGCCGCGCACGTGGCTGGTCTGGATCATCATTCTGGCCACCATTCCGCTATTGATGATGCTCAAAGAGCGCTCCGACGGCGTACAGCAGCCCCTGCGGCGGGCGGAATTTTTCTCGTTGGTCCGCAGCAACTACATCGTGCAGGGCACCCTCGTGCGGGATGCCCAGTACGATAACATGTATGAAGTCGTGGGGAAATACCGGATCGAACGCAACGGCAAAATCGAGGAGAAACCCTTCCTCGTCAAGGACATCATCCTGAGCGAGGAGGATTTGAAGTTGCTGCTGGAGACGGACAAATTTGACACCCGCAAACCCAACACGGTGTTGACGCAATTATTGGTGGGCGTGCTGCCCATTGTGCTGATTGTCGCCTTGATTTATTTCTTTCTGATTCGCCAGATTCGCATGGCGGGCCGGGGGGCCTTAAGCTTCGGCAAAAGCAAGGCCCGCATGCTGAGCAAGGAAAAAAACAAGACCACCTTCAAGGATGTCGCCGGCGTGGACGAGGCCAAAGAAGAAGTGCAGGAGCTGGTGGAGTTCTTGCGCGACCCCAAGAAATTTCAGCGCCTCGGCGGGCGCATCCCCAAGGGCATCCTCATGATTGGCGCGCCGGGCACCGGCAAAACCCTGCTGGCCAAGGCCATTGCCGGGGAGGCCGATGCCGCCTTCTTCAGCATCAGCGGCTCGGATTTTGTCGAGATGTTCGTGGGCGTGG
Proteins encoded in this region:
- the thiH gene encoding 2-iminoacetate synthase ThiH, which produces MSFVETFATLPLETMTAVAQKAPTARVQAALSVGRLELADFAALLSPAAGEHFLEAMARRAQRLTQQRFGKVIRLFAPLYLSNECINNCLYCGFSRDNPILRVTLSVEEVCRETEALLAQGFRNVLLVAGEHPKYIPVDYLEACVREVHARTPSVSLEVGPLEVEDYRRMVNAGADGLVVYQETYNREVYQEMHVSGPKRDFNYRLCTPERAYAAGFRRLGIGPLYGLADWRYEAIAAAAHALYLLKHCWKAFLTISFPRLRPCAGEFQPRTQMRDRDLVQLVCAFRLLLPDVGLVLSTRESPALRNGLLPLGITLVSAGSHTEPGGYTGAGRDKLHLTERGRIRELAAGASEWAGAGAGATGQFQIADERSAEEVAEFIRRLGYEPVWKDWDAALTA
- a CDS encoding DUF4405 domain-containing protein, producing MADPAMSSMKRASFSWRALTSVLVLAGFIILVVTGIMLFVSPPGRVANWTNWTLLGLTKKQWTALHVCFSALFLGVSVVHLLLNWRPMVGYFKDRLAGRLGFRWEWATALLLCAGVAVGTHFAWPPFKQLLAWNEALKESWETPGRRAPIPHAELLSLAELARQAGVALEVATQRLAAAGLSVESPEVQVQELAQRHNRSAQQIYDVMVATPGGRGKGRQGGGGGAGGGGGGVGWKTLAQFCQDEKIALDTALQRLGEHKIQASTNQTLREIAVANGFSRPFELVEILRGDAKKH